ACGGAGAGCCGGACAAGGCGCAGGTCGAAGGGGCGGACCCGGCCAAGGTGCCGCTGCCGATCCTCAACGGAGGCCTGCAGGTGGTGAACCCGTCGCGGGTCCTGTTCCAGCAGATCGTAGAGCACATGGAGAACAACGCGGCGTCGCTTGACTTTGCGGACCAGTCGCTGCTCTCGGAGCTCTACAAGGACCGCTGGGTGGCGCTGCCGTACGTCTACAACGCGCTAAAGACTCTGCGGTGGCCCGGAGTGCACGATGCCATCTGGCGCGACGACAAGGTCAAGAATGTGCACTACATCCTGACCCCGAACCCGTGGGACCAGCTGGATGCTGAGGGTAATACCAAGAGCGAGGAGGAGACGATGGGATGGTGGGCTGATGTGAACAAGGAGAGGAGGGAGGGAGAGAAGGCGAAGGGTATTAACGATGGCTTTTAGTTGGAGCTTAGAGTTGGTGTTTTGACTGACTGGCGTTGGGCAGAAAGGAGTTGAGACGGGATCAGAAAGGCAGATCAAAGATGAAAAGAGACAGAAACAGAAAAGCAAGGGCGGGCTCAGTGCTCGGTTTCGCTCATATTCCATGCATCCCCAGGTTGACGCGGTAATATGTATGCGTGATGCTCAGAACGGCGTAGTGGGGCACCAGGGAGGGGCAGTTCGAGGTTACTTACACTGGGCTCAGCACCCCTATCTTGCTTTCCCACGCCCGTTGAACCTCTCCGTGCATTTTGTAGCCAACTGTCCATGATTGCATTTATCTTTCGTAAAGTGCTCGAGCAAATCTGGACACAAATCGTTTGGAAAACGGTCATTCTCATTCAACCGGGTAATCGCCCACGAGGAAATTAGATCAGAAACCACGGACAAGTAAATCGGCAAGAACAGCTAGCTGTTGATCATGTCCGGGATTCGGAGAGCAAGCCATGCCGGCAGTTGGTACACACACAGCTCATCCAAGCTCAACACCGAACTCGATGAATGGCTCTCCGAGGTACCCGACAAGATCAATGAGAGCGACGTCCCTATCAAAGGTGCGAGCGTAATTATTGCACCGTAAGTTTCCTAGGCATAACAAGTTGACGATCCCCATGCATTTGTCGCCCTGACGTCATTGTCGAACTCTCTGAATATGTCGCATCTCACCTGCCTACTGCCCACCTTCGTATCACCATAGGCTCCTCTTGGAATGATTGGGCAGCTTTGATTTTCCTCGCTCCACCTCCGTCAAGTATTCAAACCTACTACCATTAACAACTCCAACATCTCCCACTACCAGTCATGCCGGCTATAGCTACTCGGGACCTTGCGCCGCCTGGGCCTACAAGGTCTTTGACGTCAGCGCCGCAAAGCGTATCTTTGTACTTGGGCCCTCACATACGTACTATCTTTCCGGCTGCGCCCTGACGACCTACGCTACCTACGAAACGCCGCTCGGCAACCTCCGGGTGGACCTTGACACGATCAAGCAGCTCCGAGACACGGGCAAGTTCAAGGACATACCGCGCGACAACGATGAGGACGAGCACAGCCTAGAGATGCACCTGCCGTACCTGGCCAAACGGCTGACGCAGACGTTTGGTGGCGGCAGCgatggcgacggcgacgccTCGTGGCCGCCCGTGGTGCCCATCCTGATTGGCGACAACAAGCGAGACGCGGAAAAGGCCTTTGgagagctgctgctgccgcaccTGCGTGACCCAGACAACGCCTTCATTGTCAGCTCCGACTTTTGTCACTGGGGTAACCGGTTCAGCTACACCAAGTACACTGCCGACGGCACCGTCGAGGGCGTAAGGAGCCTCGGCAGGGCGGACCGGAACTTGCCGGTCCCGATACACGAGGGCATCCGGGTGTTGGACCACCTGGCCATGGACGCCATCGAGACCGGAAGTCATGACGCATTTTACGATAACCTCAAGGCGACCGGGAACACGGTCTGCGGGCGTCACCCGATCGGTGTCGTCATGGCTGCGCTGGAGATGCTAAAGAAGGAGAGGGCTGGTGGTGATGGAGCCGCGTCAGGTTCCAAAAAGGGGGACGGTGTGTTTACCTTTGTCAAGTATGACAGGAGCAGCCTTGTCGAGAATGTCAGCGATTCCAGCGTCAGCTACGCTGCGGCTTACGCGGTGATTTGAAGCGATGACTTGGGGTGCAAGAGTTGAGTCATTTTGCGAAGTTGGTTGTGCTCGATCGCTGgcatttattttttatattttttatgGGAGATCAATCAAAATCCCATTCCCTTATACATTGTGCCTCATCTTCAAGAATAGCGTCGCGGGTTTCGAAGACAAGGGGACTTATCGGGATAAGCCGCTGTAATACTACTAGTTCTGGTAGAACGGTGGGTAGATCAGGGATGACATTTGCCAGAAGTTTGTTTGAGGAGATGGAGATCAATTCTGGAGCACGAAAgaaaacccccccccccggctATAGATCATAAATAGTTCGCGGCGATTGTAAGGCAACCTCAGGCTCCTTGACCCGATGCAGCGAATTTTGCCGTCGAGCCGATAGGGGGTTTTCCGATTGGGGTCTACCGATATTATTACATCCGGTATGCAAATCCACCGACGGCACAATACCCAAGATGATGGATGTTTGTTTATTAGGTAAGATTAAGATTGCTGAGTATCCAAGCTTGCTAAGGCGTCTATTTTCTTTACTTTTCCCATAGGCTAGGCTATATTAGCAAATTGTAGGATTTAGCTTGTTCGCCTTAGACTCAGCCCTTGACTTCTTTTGAAGCTAGCCGATCCCTTCCATCATGGTTCATTCCATGCCCGTGGCGTTGGGTTTATTTTTTCTCTGGCTTGTCGCGGGCGTTTGCTgacatgtcttgcatgcatGTGTGTGGCTCAACTGCACGGTTGTCAGCGTCGTGTCGGGCTGCGCCTGGACAGGGCAGACGAACGCAAGTCGAGGGGTTGATTCAAGAATCAAAgtgccaaaaaaagaacaaggacTGGGGCGCACATGCAAAGCTGACCGCAATGACTGACCAGCAGATAATGTTGTCAGATCTATTTACTTGATTCGTATACGTAGACATCGAATTCACGCATGCAGATGGGCTTTTTGAATTGTGCAATGATTGGCTGTCAGTCCAAGTCGCAGAGTATAGTATGTatcctaccttgcctacctacaTGGAAGGGTGCTAGGCGACCTAAATGTTACCTACCATTCCAGAACAAAGTGGCAGGCAAGTCAATGTGTTTACTTTATCCAGTACGCTATCTGTATATGGTCAAATGTACCTAAGATGGTAGTTGTTGATGGGAACCGCCAGTACTCCATGCACGCGTGATTGACTGGGTGCGGTTTGTCCAACGATTGAGCCTGTCGATCCACGTTTTGAAACCGCCTGAGGGCTGGCTCTGGTCCCGCAACGGCTTCAAAGCCATTTGCCGTCGTCTGCAGTCCAAGTGAATGCAAAATCCTTGCACGATTCAGCGCCCAACTGGCAGCCCATCAACGACGTCAGCACCATAGTATTTCTTGTACCGTACCGGTGATTGTGCTTGGATATTTCAGCTCACAACGGACGATTCATAGGTGCATACCTAACCTACCGCCTAAGGTATGCATGTCTACAGCTGAGCTGCACATCACGAGTAAGGAAAATCAAGGCTGGGTGGAACACGAaattgaacgatggagaggTCCAAATCAATGTATCCCGTATTGACCACAAATTCTACGGTAAACCGAAATTTCATCTGCGCTCTAGCCTATATCGACCAGGTTAAGAGATCAACGCCCCGCTGATCGGGCAATActttcttctttctgttGTGTCTCTCATTTTGGCAATCAAAATCCAGGTGGGGCCGTATTGTGGAGGTCCATGCGGGTCCGGCAAGGCAGCGtctttacctaggtaggtacgtagtAGGTTCCAAGTCTGTTTTCCACTGGCAAAGACTGGGCGGTGCAACGGAGATGCAGCCAAGAAGACCCTTGCACGGCCTTGTCTCGAACGGGCGAAACCCCTGAATGCCTGTGGATGGAGAAGCGACCCGACCATGCCAAACCGATGGGACCAACCACAGCGGATGCAACTGTTCAATTCTCTGTACCAGACCAACCCAAGCCACCCACACACGACAAGCCTCTGGCGCGTATGTGTGTGGTGTGTTGATCTGTCTGCGCCTCCGTGCTACCTGCCagtcgagaaaaaaaaaaaaatctcctCCTATCTAATAAGAATGCCATCTATTCTTTAGTTTATGTTATCTCCCGTTTCTTTTTCACAATCCTTTGTTTGTTCCCCCCTTTTCAACGTACCTCCGTAATAACAATCTGTAGAGGACCTACAGGCTACCGGTTAACGGGATCGACCTTTTTTTGCACGAACCCAACTGGAAACAACCCAGTTTAGATCAGACCAGACACAACAGGCCTTACATCAGATAATAATAGCTGTTCCAGTCAGCATAATCCTTGACATAAGGAGACGATATAATATAGACTTCATCGCAGCAACAGACCCCGGACATCAGAAGGTAAAGGCTTCCTTCCCTTCTTCACCTGCACCGAGTCTCGGACATCGACAAGGCCAGCACAACCACGCTAGAATAGCATTTCCTCAATGGGTCACGGTTACACCCCTTTAACTGGCCACTCTTCAACCATGAGTGTGAGTGTTTTGCCCCTGTCTCCTGTTGGACCCCCCAGATGCGTTTCACCGATGGGGACCCCCGGTGGGTCGTTCTTTTTCGACAgggaaggtcgaaaatcTCCTTTGGGCTTCGAAACTGGTCGTCCCAAAGGCGCCACTCTCCTTTCTCTATTTCCAAGCTTTCAACCCGTCAAACCCAATTTCTTCATTCCCAAAAAGCCTATCACCAAACCTGCAGACTCACTTTTGTTCTGATATACTTGACATCAACCCGCCGGCCGGACTAATACTAACAATATGAGCCAGTACGGGTTAGTTGAAACCTTCTTCCTTTCCAAACTTCGACCTTTCATCGACGCGCTACGAGCGGGCCACGACTCGCCATCACCGAAAGGCGGACAATGAACCACCTGCgagtcgaaaaaaaaaacacaaaaacgATAGCGAACCAACGAGCCCGGGAACTGACAGAGGAATCTCACATGCTACAGATACGGCGGAAGGCAAAACCCCTTCGACGATAGGGGCGACGGCGGTGCAGGTGACTACGGAGGACCACAGCCACCACGACCTCCCCCAGGGCAGTTTGGCGGCGGGCCTCGACCAGGCGGCAACCGGGGACCGGCTATGGGACGGGACGATTATTCATGTACGTAAATGAATGGAATTGTTTTGCTGGGCCATACTCAAAAACAAACGAGGGAAtcacagaaaaagaaaaggggctACGAAAAGGAAACAAGCGCAAATGCTCTAACATCAAACTCTTGTCAAATTACAGCAAGCCAAAACGTCGAGATGGCATCTCTCACACAAAACGGAGCTGGTTTCAGCGGCCAGGGCGCTTCCGGCAACAGCGATCCCAACTTTATTCTCAACGAGTGTCGGTCCATCGACGACGGAGTCGGCCAGATCGAGGGCAACCTCAACCAGCTGCGCATGCTCCAGGACAGGTCCCTCAACGAGGCCGATTCGACAGGCTCCCAGACGCAGAGGCAGCTCGACTCGCTCTCTTCCGAGACCATGGCCATGTACCGCGCGCTGACCGACCGAGTGCGCAAGGTCAAGTCGAGCCCCGAGGCCTCGCAGGCGCGCAACACGGCGCAGGTCAACCGCGTCGATCGTCGCCTCAAGGCCGCTATCAACCAGTACCAGCAGATCGAGTCGGGCTTCCGGCAAAAGTCCCGCGACCAGCTGGAGCGTCAGTACCGCTACGTCCGACCCGACGCCGACGACCGCGAGGTCCGCGACGCCGTCGAGGACGCGGCCAACGGTGGTGGGCAGATATTCCAGCAGGCCCTGATGCAGAGCGACCGCAGGGGCCAGGCCCGCGCCGTTCTCAATGCCGTCCAGGACCGCCACGAGCAGATGAAGAAGATTGAGCAGCAGATGATTGAGCTCGCACAGCTGTTCCAGGACATGGACACTCTCATCGTTCAGCAAGACGTGCAGGTTGCCCAGATTGAGCAGAAGGGCGAGGAGATCGTTGAGAACCTGGACAAAGGCAACGAGGAGATTGTGGTCGCCGTCGAGACGGCCAAGAagacgaggaagaagaagtgGATCTGCCTGGGTATTTGCAGTAAGTTTAACCCTCTAGCTGGACGCTCTGAGATATCTTGCCAGTCTGTGCATTCGTTGAGTTATTTTAACTGACTTGTCTCTAGTTACTATTGTGGTTGTCATTGCGGCCATCGTTGCAATCTACTTTTTGGTTATCAGTCCGCCTCgagccaacaacaacaacgcccCAGCACCCGCGGCAACTGCCACTCCCGCAGCCAACACAAACCCGAAACGAAGTCTAGGGAACGGCCTACCCGAATTAGAGCACGTTGACTTCGACGGCGAGCGACCGGTATTTAACATTTACGCCCAGTCCAAGATCGTGCTCACAGAAGATGAGTTCAACTCCAAAACCGAGGAGGAGACATCGCCCCTGGCTCACTTTGCCGGCAAATCGTCTGTCATGAAGAAGCGCTACGTGGTCACCGAGGATGTCGGCCCCAGCCCAGACCCCACCGGCCCGCTAGGCCAGGGAATCCCCAGCATGCACAGCGAAGGCGGCGAGTTTGAGAAGACCAGTCGAGCATCCGGGGGCTTGCGCAAGAATAAGAGGCTCGCACTATCAGGAGGGAAAGCATTTGATGTTGACAGCGCTACGCTTGTGGTGAGGGCCACAAAGACCGAGTAAATTtcgggaggaaaaaaaaaacgcagtCTTGTCAATTTCTTTGCTTTTATTTCTGGCGACTGCATTTTTTGGCTGTTCACGGTGACACATATTTTGGTGTTTTTCGAGGGTTGGGGTGTCTGATTTCcacctttctttttctttttattttgtctTACTCAACATCACCAAAAGAGGGAAAACGCCTTGTGGCTTGATGCCGGAGGATCGTAGTCTGttgttccttttcttttgtttgtttcttcttgACCCCTCTGTATATCTGGagtcttttgtttcttggaAGCATTATAGGCGTTTAATCAAGACTTGATATCCTTTTGTCACTATTTGCCTGTTGTGGGCTGTTGGGTAATGTG
This DNA window, taken from Pyricularia oryzae 70-15 chromosome 6, whole genome shotgun sequence, encodes the following:
- a CDS encoding SNARE protein, with product MSQYGYGGRQNPFDDRGDGGAGDYGGPQPPRPPPGQFGGGPRPGGNRGPAMGRDDYSSSQNVEMASLTQNGAGFSGQGASGNSDPNFILNECRSIDDGVGQIEGNLNQLRMLQDRSLNEADSTGSQTQRQLDSLSSETMAMYRALTDRVRKVKSSPEASQARNTAQVNRVDRRLKAAINQYQQIESGFRQKSRDQLERQYRYVRPDADDREVRDAVEDAANGGGQIFQQALMQSDRRGQARAVLNAVQDRHEQMKKIEQQMIELAQLFQDMDTLIVQQDVQVAQIEQKGEEIVENLDKGNEEIVVAVETAKKTRKKKWICLGICITIVVVIAAIVAIYFLVISPPRANNNNAPAPAATATPAANTNPKRSLGNGLPELEHVDFDGERPVFNIYAQSKIVLTEDEFNSKTEEETSPLAHFAGKSSVMKKRYVVTEDVGPSPDPTGPLGQGIPSMHSEGGEFEKTSRASGGLRKNKRLALSGGKAFDVDSATLVVRATKTE